The following proteins are encoded in a genomic region of Acidobacteriota bacterium:
- a CDS encoding cupin domain-containing protein: MLEKLLSSYDWFNHPDGPKFVETHRDPYRTSGHWLFLPGAFSAFHRVTNNEEIWAIHAGRLLVHVLEPTGAHRVLRLGTDFDAGERPVVTVPTGHWQAAEIPEGVEFAFGTNVCAPAFSFSEFAITERDDLLNQFPQHEAIIIRLTRV, from the coding sequence ATGCTTGAAAAACTTCTTTCTTCTTATGACTGGTTTAACCACCCTGACGGTCCAAAGTTTGTTGAAACACATCGCGACCCGTACCGAACCTCCGGGCACTGGCTATTTTTACCCGGCGCGTTTTCGGCATTTCATCGGGTGACGAACAATGAGGAAATTTGGGCGATCCACGCCGGGCGGTTGCTGGTGCATGTCCTGGAACCAACCGGGGCTCATCGTGTGCTTCGCCTTGGTACTGATTTTGATGCTGGTGAACGTCCAGTTGTGACTGTTCCGACCGGCCACTGGCAGGCGGCGGAAATTCCTGAAGGGGTTGAGTTTGCTTTTGGAACCAATGTTTGTGCTCCGGCATTTTCATTTTCTGAGTTTGCAATTACAGAGCGTGATGATTTGCTCAATCAATTTCCTCAACATGAAGCCATTATCATCAGGTTGACCAGAGTTTGA